AATACATAAATTTCTTAGCTCCAGTTGTCACTTACTTACTAACTGTATTTGCCGGTACTGGACACACAGCATTTTCTATGATTCCAGTTATTACCGAAGTTGCAAAGACACAAAACATTAAGCCTAGCGCGCCTCTTAGTATAGCTGTTGTTGCTAGTCAGATAGCTATTACAGCAAGCCCGGTTTCAGCAGCGGTTGTATTTATGGCTGGTGAGCATGCTTTGGGTGGACTTGGCATTAGCTATCCATTACTATTAGCTATCTGGATACCTACAACTTTTATTGGTTGTATGCTAACAGCTCTTGTTATAAATATATTTTATAATCTTGATCTAAGTAGCGATAAAGAGTATCAAAGAAGACTTAAAGAAGGGCTAATCAAAGATGTTAAAATCGAAGAGAAAAAAGAGCTTCCAAAAGGAGCTAAACTATCTGTTTTAATATTCTTAGTTGGTGTTATCTCTGTCGTTTTATATGCTACTGCTATTAGTAAAAACGTAGGCTGGATAAAACCAAGCTATGTAACAGGCTATGAAAAAATTTATGAGACCAAAAGTCCAGATAAATTTAATGAACTTGTCGCAAAAGATATAAAAGTCAAAACTGACTCAACTACTAATGTAAAATATGTAGAAGATCCAGATAAACCTACAAAGGTGTTGGTATTAACTAGAGATAACGCTATTATGAGCTTTATGCTAGTTATCGCTACTTTAATCACACTAACTTGTGGCGTTAAAGTCGATAAGTTATTTAATACAGCTACATTTAAAAGTGGTATGACTGCGTGCGTCTGCGTGCTAGGTGTAGCGTGGCTTGGAGATACTTTCGTGGTAAATCACACCGATGCGATCAAAAATTTTGCCGGCGATTTTGTTAAAGACTATCCGTTTATGCTAGCTGTTGCGCTATTTTTTGCTAGTATGCTTCTTTACTCTCAAGCTGCTACCGCAAAGGCACTTATTCCTACAGTTATAGCCGCACTTGGTTTAACTGCTGCAAATAACGGTGACGCATATATTTTAGTTGCATCATTTGCTGCAGTTTCAGCATTGTTTGTGTTGCCAACATATCCGACACTTCTTGGAGCCGTTCAAATGGATGATACTGGAACAACTAGGATAGGTAAATATATATTTAACCACTCCTTTTTTATTCCAGGTGTTTTAGCTATTGCTTTTTCTGTCGCACTTGGATTTTTGATAGCTCCGATACTTTTATAAGTATTTTAAATCAAACTTAAGCCGAGATCTCTCTCGGCTTTTTAAATCCCTTGAAAATTTTTAATTTCTATTCAAAATCCTTAATCAAAAATTTATATTCAAATTTTTTATAAGATTGCGTTAAAAATTATATTAATTAAATTTATAATTTTTAGAATTTTACTTATTTTTATATTAGAATACTAATTTTTTAAAACTAAAAATCTAAATATAAATATTAAGTAAGATTTAATTTTATTTTCAACTTTAAATACTAGAATAACTAAAGGCAAATATCTTTTAAAGGGAGAAAGATGAGCTTAAATAGACGAGAATTTTTAAAATTCGGTGCTGGAGTTAGTATGGTTGCATCGTCCTTACCGGGTGGTGCTTTAGAAAATGCTGCAAAGCAAGATGAGAAGTACGTCCGTAGCTTTTGCGAGATGTGCTCTTCAAGATGCCCTATCGAAGCAAAAGTTTGTTGATAATAAAATTTGCTTCTTAAGCGGTAATCCAAAAGCTGGTGGTACGGCGACTTCGCTTTGTGCAAGAGGTGGCTCTGGTTTTAGCCAGCTTTATGACGAAAATAGGGTCAAAAAGCCTTTGATCAGGGTCGGCGAGAGAGGCGAAAATAAGTGGCGCGAGGCCAGCTGGGACGAGGCACTTGATCTAGTTGCTTCAAAAATGCTTGAGATTAAGCAAAAGTATGGCCCTGAAAGCTTTGTCTTTACCTGTAAAAGCTCGCAAACACACAAGCTAATGGTAAATTTTGCCTCATCTTATGGTTCGCCAAACTGCTTTTCACACTTTTCATGCTGTCCGATCACATATCAGATGGTCTGCGAGCAGATGTATGGCATCGCTAAGCTAAAAAGAGACTTTGCAAATGCAAAATACGTTGTAAATTTTGGTCACAACCTCTTTGAAGGCATCGTCATAGCCGATGCTAAAAAGCTTGCTAAATTTGCAGCTAAAAAAGATACAAAGCTACTTGTGCTTGAGCCAAGATTTAGCGTGGTGGCTTCAAAGGCTGATGAGTGGCTGCCAGTTAGACCTGGTACCGATCTAGCTTTTGTGCTAGCTATCATAAATACATGGATACAAAATGGCACTTACGATAAGGAATTTATAGAAAAATTTACAATTGGCTTTGATGAGATCGTTAAAAGCGTAGAGGGCAAAACGCCTGAATGGCAAGAGACAATCACTGGCATAAAAGCAAGTGATGTTAGACGCATCGCTGATGAAATTTATAAAGCTGCTCCAAGAGTTATTTTTGATTTTGGGCATAAGACAACCACCACAAAAGCTGAATATATGAGGACAAAGGCTATCATGGTGGCAAATGCGATGATGGGCAACTGGGAGGTTAAAGGCGGTCTTTTTGGTGGCAAAAATGCAAAAACCTTTAACAAACTAGTCGGCGAGGATAAATTCCCCGTTCTTAAAAATCCAGATGATAAATTTAAAGTACCAAAAGTGACTAGACTAGACTTTGCTGGCGAGACTGGTAGGCATAAATTTGTAAGTAGAAAACATGGCGTTTTGATGGATATAAATGACGCTATCTTAAACGAAAAGCCTTACGCCATAAAAGGCTGGTTTAACATCCGCTTTAACCACCTAATAAACGTTGCTGAGACGATGAAGAGCATAGAGGCGATGAAGAAGCTTGATTTTATCGTGGTAAGCGATGTCTATCTAAACGATATGGCGACATTTGCTGATGTCATCTTGCCTGAGAGTAGCTACCTTGAGCGCGACGAGGGCATAGAGGATAAGTCAGGTCTAAAGCCAGCTTATATGATAAGAAATAAAGTTATTGATCCAGTTGGCGACACGAAGGACGGGGCATTTATCTTTAGGGAGCTAGCACGCCGCATGAAGATAGATGAGCTTTACACTTGGAACGACATACGTGAGTTTAGGATGCAACAAGCTGGCGGAGATGTAAATTTACTTGCCGCTCTTGAAAAAGATGGTTTTATCACGTGGGATGAGCCGGGAATTTTGTTTAGAGAAAAGGGCATGATCGATAAATTTGTTGCTAAATATCCAGTCGCTACTAAATTTGTAGGTGAAAATGGACTAATGGACGATATGGCTAAGCTTAAAACAAAAAGCGGTAAGATAGAGCTATTTTTGCCTGATGTCGAAGCGCAGTTTGCAGGATATGGCGCGCTAAATGACAAAGATATGGACACATTTGATGGACATGATCTTTGTCTAACTTGTGGCAAAACGCCTATTCATACCAACGGCCATACTCAGGCAGTGCCGTCGCTTCATGATCTTATGAGTGATAGCCCTATCTGGATAAATCCAAAAACAGCTAAACGTAAAAATTTACGTGATGGCGATATGGTCGTGGTGAAAAATAAATTTGGCGAGCAAAAGGGCAAGCTTATGGTGACCGAGGGCATTAGAGAAGATACACTCTTTATCTATCACGGCTTTGGACACATCACTCCAGCTCTTAAGAGTATAGATCACGTGGGGCTAAATACAAGCGTGCTTCTTAATCCAGCCGAAGGGCCAGTGGCTGCGACTATGGTTACAAATGTTGGCGTTAGCATAAGTAAAGCGTAAGGATAGAAAATGAAAAAATATATGATGATACATGATGAAAATTTATGCATCGGCTGTCAAGGCTGCTCGGTAGCTTGCAGAAGTGCAAACAACGTACCAAGGGGACTTTACCGCTTGCAGGTGCATGCAAAGATGAGTGGGACATTTCCAAATTTAAAGACTGACTTTTTACGTCAAAGCTGTGTTATGTGCGAAGATGCACCTTGTGTTGAGGTTTGCCCAACTGGCGCTAGCTTTAAAACGGCTGATGGCGTGACGCTGCTTGATCATAGAATTTGCGTTAGTTGCAAATACTGCATCCTGGCCTGTCCATACGACG
The Campylobacter concisus DNA segment above includes these coding regions:
- a CDS encoding anaerobic C4-dicarboxylate transporter, which codes for MDISLILQLIVLFGAIFLGVRLGGMAIGYAGGIGVVVLTLGLGLKAGSIPWDVILIIMSVIAAITAMQVAGGLDYLVQIAEGILRKHPKYINFLAPVVTYLLTVFAGTGHTAFSMIPVITEVAKTQNIKPSAPLSIAVVASQIAITASPVSAAVVFMAGEHALGGLGISYPLLLAIWIPTTFIGCMLTALVINIFYNLDLSSDKEYQRRLKEGLIKDVKIEEKKELPKGAKLSVLIFLVGVISVVLYATAISKNVGWIKPSYVTGYEKIYETKSPDKFNELVAKDIKVKTDSTTNVKYVEDPDKPTKVLVLTRDNAIMSFMLVIATLITLTCGVKVDKLFNTATFKSGMTACVCVLGVAWLGDTFVVNHTDAIKNFAGDFVKDYPFMLAVALFFASMLLYSQAATAKALIPTVIAALGLTAANNGDAYILVASFAAVSALFVLPTYPTLLGAVQMDDTGTTRIGKYIFNHSFFIPGVLAIAFSVALGFLIAPILL
- a CDS encoding 4Fe-4S dicluster domain-containing protein, with protein sequence MKKYMMIHDENLCIGCQGCSVACRSANNVPRGLYRLQVHAKMSGTFPNLKTDFLRQSCVMCEDAPCVEVCPTGASFKTADGVTLLDHRICVSCKYCILACPYDARYVLPNGEIGKCTFCYESRLEEGKEPACVSVCPTNALTFGDVNDENSKISKKLKESKYYLPKAELNTKPSLAMIANTKGAHHE